The following coding sequences are from one Ovis canadensis isolate MfBH-ARS-UI-01 breed Bighorn chromosome 25, ARS-UI_OviCan_v2, whole genome shotgun sequence window:
- the COG2 gene encoding conserved oligomeric Golgi complex subunit 2 isoform X2, whose translation MEKSRMNLPKGPDTLCFDKDEFMKEDFDVDHFVSDCRKRVQLEALRDDLELYYKLLKAAMVELINKDYADFVNLSTNLVGMDKALNQLSVPLGQLREEVLSLQSSVSEGIRAVDERLSKQEDIRKKKICVLRLIQVIRSVEKIEKILNSQHSKETSALEASSPLLTGQILERIATEFNQLQFHAVQSKGLPLLDKIRPRIAGITAVLQQSLEGLLLEGIQTSSVDIIRHCLRTYATIDKTRDAEALVGQVLVKPYVDEVILEQIVDSHLSDLQLMYAKLLEFVPHHCRLLREVTGGATSSEKGNTVPGYDFLVNSVWPEIVRGLEEKLPSLFNPGDPDAFHQKYTISMDFVRAFERQCGSQASVKRLRAHPAYHSFNNKWNLPVYFQIRFREIAGSLEAALTDVLEDAPAGSSYRLLASHRTWSSLQRCWSDEMFLPLLAHRLWRLTLQILARYSVFVKELLLRPISNESAKDIKKPLVTGSKELSITQGNCEDQASGPSETKPIVSISSTQLVYVVTDLDRLQEQLPELLETIKPKLEVMGFKNFSSISALEDSQLSLSACVPALSEKITQDLSESCFSHLKSALEVPRLYRRTNKEVPVTASSYVDSALKPLYQLQSGHKDKLKQATIQQWLEATLSESTHKYYETVSDVLSSVRKMEESLKRLKQARRATPASPAGLSGGGMSDDDKIRLQLALDVAYLGEQIEKMGLQTKDIRSFPALAELVAAAKDQATAEQP comes from the exons GAAGACTTCGACGTCGATCACTTTGTGTCTGACTGTCGGAAGCGAGTCCAGCTGGAAGCGCTTAGAGACGACCTGGAGCTCTACTATAAGCTGCTCAAAGCAGCCATGGTCGAGCTCATCAACAAGGACTACGCAGACTTTGTCAACCTGTCGACGAACCTG GTCGGCATGGACAAGGCCCTCAATCAGCTTTCTGTGCCTTTGGGACAGTTACGAGAAGAGGTTCTG agTCTGCAGTCATCTGTCAGTGAAGGGATTCGGGCAGTAGACGAGCGACTGTCTAAGCAAGAGGACATTAGGAAGAAGAAG atatgTGTATTGCGGCTTATACAGGTTATTCGATCAgttgagaaaattgaaaaaatCTTAAATTCTCAACATTCTAAAGAAACATCTGCTCTAGAAGCAAGCAG CCCGCTTTTGACTGGACAAATTTTGGAGAGAATTGCCACAGAATTCAATCAGTTACAGTTTCATGCTGTTCAGAGCAAAGGCTTGCCCCTTTTGGACAAAATAAGACCA CGCATAGCTGGCATCACAGCCGTGCTGCAGCAGTCACTGGAAGGCCTCCTGCTAGAAGGCATTCAGACTTCCAGTGTCGATATTATTCGGCACTGCTTACGGACTTACGCCACGATCGACAAGACCCGGGATGCAGAGGCCTTGGTCGGTCAAGTCCTCGTGAAGCCATACGTAGACGAG GTGATTCTAGAGCAGATTGTTGACAGTCATCTGAGTGACCTCCAGCTCATGTATGCTAAGCTCTTGGAGTTCGTTCCGCATCACTGCCGCCTTCTTCGAGAGGTCACAGGAGGAGCCACCTCAAG TGAAAAGGGCAATACTGTTCCCGGCTATGATTTTTTGGTGAATTCTGTCTGGCCAGAAATAGTACGAGGATTAGAAGAAAAATTGCCCTCGCTGTTTAATCCTGGGGACCCTGATGCATTTCACCAG aaatataccATAAGTATGGATTTTGTAAGAGCGTTTGAACGGCAGTGTGGATCACAGGCCAGTGTCAAAAGATTAAGAGCGCATCCTGCCTATCACAGCTTCAATAATAAGTGGAACTTGcctgtttattttcaaataag ATTTAGAGAAATAGCGGGATCCTTAGAAGCAGCACTTACAGATGTCCTGGAAGATGCACCAG CTGGGAGCTCGTATCGCCTTTTGGCTTCTCATAGGACGTGGAGCAGCCTTCAGAGGTGCTGGTCTGATGAGATGTTCTTGCCGCTGCTGGCGCATCGTCTGTGGAGGCTGACGCTGCAGATTCTGGCCCGGTACTCCGTATTTGTCAAGGAG CTTTTACTCAGGCCCATCTCTAATGAAAGTGCTAAGGATATTAAAAAGCCTTTGGTAACTGGCAGCAAAGAGCTTTCTATCACCCAAGGAAATTGCGAAGACCAAGCAAGTGGCCCGTCTGAAACGAAGCCCATTGTTTCCATTTCCAGCACTCAACTTGTCTATGTGGTCACAGACCTGGACAGGCTTCAGGAGCAG CTTCCAGAACTCTTAGAAACAATCAAGCCAAAACTTGAAGTGATGggctttaagaatttttcttccATCTCAG CCCTGGAGGACTCCCAGCTGTCTTTGTCTGCCTGTGTACCTGCCTTGAGTGAGAAAATCACCCAGGACTTAAGTGAGTCTTGCTTTAGTCATCTGAAAAGTGCCCTGGAGGTTCCCAGGCTGTACCGAAGAACCAATAAG GAGGTGCCCGTGACAGCCTCCTCTTACGTGGACAGCGCTCTGAAGCCACTGTACCAGCTTCAGAGTGGGCACAAGGACAAGCTCAAGCAAGCCACGATTCAGCAATGGTTAGAAGCCACCCTCTCTGAGAGCACGCATAA GTACTATGAGACCGTGTCGGACGTCCTGAGCTCTGTGAGGAAGATGGAGGAAAGCCTGAAGAGGCTCAAGCAAGCCAGGAGAGCCACTCCCGCCAGCCCGGCTGGCCTCAGTGGCGGTGGCATGAGCGATGATGACAAGATCCGACTGCAGCTGGCCTTGGACGTTGCGTATTTAGGAGAGCAG ATAGAAAAGATGGGCCTGCAAACAAAGGACATAAGAAGCTTTCCAGCTCTTGCAGAGCTCGTTGCCGCTGCCAAGGACCAGGCAACGGCGGAGCAGCCTTAA
- the COG2 gene encoding conserved oligomeric Golgi complex subunit 2 isoform X1, translating into MEKSRMNLPKGPDTLCFDKDEFMKEDFDVDHFVSDCRKRVQLEALRDDLELYYKLLKAAMVELINKDYADFVNLSTNLVGMDKALNQLSVPLGQLREEVLSLQSSVSEGIRAVDERLSKQEDIRKKKICVLRLIQVIRSVEKIEKILNSQHSKETSALEASSPLLTGQILERIATEFNQLQFHAVQSKGLPLLDKIRPRIAGITAVLQQSLEGLLLEGIQTSSVDIIRHCLRTYATIDKTRDAEALVGQVLVKPYVDEVILEQIVDSHLSDLQLMYAKLLEFVPHHCRLLREVTGGATSSEKGNTVPGYDFLVNSVWPEIVRGLEEKLPSLFNPGDPDAFHQKYTISMDFVRAFERQCGSQASVKRLRAHPAYHSFNNKWNLPVYFQIRFREIAGSLEAALTDVLEDAPAGSSYRLLASHRTWSSLQRCWSDEMFLPLLAHRLWRLTLQILARYSVFVKELLLRPISNESAKDIKKPLVTGSKELSITQGNCEDQASGPSETKPIVSISSTQLVYVVTDLDRLQEQLPELLETIKPKLEVMGFKNFSSISAALEDSQLSLSACVPALSEKITQDLSESCFSHLKSALEVPRLYRRTNKEVPVTASSYVDSALKPLYQLQSGHKDKLKQATIQQWLEATLSESTHKYYETVSDVLSSVRKMEESLKRLKQARRATPASPAGLSGGGMSDDDKIRLQLALDVAYLGEQIEKMGLQTKDIRSFPALAELVAAAKDQATAEQP; encoded by the exons GAAGACTTCGACGTCGATCACTTTGTGTCTGACTGTCGGAAGCGAGTCCAGCTGGAAGCGCTTAGAGACGACCTGGAGCTCTACTATAAGCTGCTCAAAGCAGCCATGGTCGAGCTCATCAACAAGGACTACGCAGACTTTGTCAACCTGTCGACGAACCTG GTCGGCATGGACAAGGCCCTCAATCAGCTTTCTGTGCCTTTGGGACAGTTACGAGAAGAGGTTCTG agTCTGCAGTCATCTGTCAGTGAAGGGATTCGGGCAGTAGACGAGCGACTGTCTAAGCAAGAGGACATTAGGAAGAAGAAG atatgTGTATTGCGGCTTATACAGGTTATTCGATCAgttgagaaaattgaaaaaatCTTAAATTCTCAACATTCTAAAGAAACATCTGCTCTAGAAGCAAGCAG CCCGCTTTTGACTGGACAAATTTTGGAGAGAATTGCCACAGAATTCAATCAGTTACAGTTTCATGCTGTTCAGAGCAAAGGCTTGCCCCTTTTGGACAAAATAAGACCA CGCATAGCTGGCATCACAGCCGTGCTGCAGCAGTCACTGGAAGGCCTCCTGCTAGAAGGCATTCAGACTTCCAGTGTCGATATTATTCGGCACTGCTTACGGACTTACGCCACGATCGACAAGACCCGGGATGCAGAGGCCTTGGTCGGTCAAGTCCTCGTGAAGCCATACGTAGACGAG GTGATTCTAGAGCAGATTGTTGACAGTCATCTGAGTGACCTCCAGCTCATGTATGCTAAGCTCTTGGAGTTCGTTCCGCATCACTGCCGCCTTCTTCGAGAGGTCACAGGAGGAGCCACCTCAAG TGAAAAGGGCAATACTGTTCCCGGCTATGATTTTTTGGTGAATTCTGTCTGGCCAGAAATAGTACGAGGATTAGAAGAAAAATTGCCCTCGCTGTTTAATCCTGGGGACCCTGATGCATTTCACCAG aaatataccATAAGTATGGATTTTGTAAGAGCGTTTGAACGGCAGTGTGGATCACAGGCCAGTGTCAAAAGATTAAGAGCGCATCCTGCCTATCACAGCTTCAATAATAAGTGGAACTTGcctgtttattttcaaataag ATTTAGAGAAATAGCGGGATCCTTAGAAGCAGCACTTACAGATGTCCTGGAAGATGCACCAG CTGGGAGCTCGTATCGCCTTTTGGCTTCTCATAGGACGTGGAGCAGCCTTCAGAGGTGCTGGTCTGATGAGATGTTCTTGCCGCTGCTGGCGCATCGTCTGTGGAGGCTGACGCTGCAGATTCTGGCCCGGTACTCCGTATTTGTCAAGGAG CTTTTACTCAGGCCCATCTCTAATGAAAGTGCTAAGGATATTAAAAAGCCTTTGGTAACTGGCAGCAAAGAGCTTTCTATCACCCAAGGAAATTGCGAAGACCAAGCAAGTGGCCCGTCTGAAACGAAGCCCATTGTTTCCATTTCCAGCACTCAACTTGTCTATGTGGTCACAGACCTGGACAGGCTTCAGGAGCAG CTTCCAGAACTCTTAGAAACAATCAAGCCAAAACTTGAAGTGATGggctttaagaatttttcttccATCTCAG CAGCCCTGGAGGACTCCCAGCTGTCTTTGTCTGCCTGTGTACCTGCCTTGAGTGAGAAAATCACCCAGGACTTAAGTGAGTCTTGCTTTAGTCATCTGAAAAGTGCCCTGGAGGTTCCCAGGCTGTACCGAAGAACCAATAAG GAGGTGCCCGTGACAGCCTCCTCTTACGTGGACAGCGCTCTGAAGCCACTGTACCAGCTTCAGAGTGGGCACAAGGACAAGCTCAAGCAAGCCACGATTCAGCAATGGTTAGAAGCCACCCTCTCTGAGAGCACGCATAA GTACTATGAGACCGTGTCGGACGTCCTGAGCTCTGTGAGGAAGATGGAGGAAAGCCTGAAGAGGCTCAAGCAAGCCAGGAGAGCCACTCCCGCCAGCCCGGCTGGCCTCAGTGGCGGTGGCATGAGCGATGATGACAAGATCCGACTGCAGCTGGCCTTGGACGTTGCGTATTTAGGAGAGCAG ATAGAAAAGATGGGCCTGCAAACAAAGGACATAAGAAGCTTTCCAGCTCTTGCAGAGCTCGTTGCCGCTGCCAAGGACCAGGCAACGGCGGAGCAGCCTTAA